The sequence GTAGCCGATGGCTTCCAATTGGGCGCCGTAGTAGGGCGGCGCATGATTCATCATGATCATCGGCGGCGTGTCGAAGCCGTCGACAAGGAGTCCGGATTCGTCATTGATCGACAGGCTGAGGGGACCGCGGACCCGGCGCATCCCGCGGTCACGAAGCCAAGCCTCGGCGGTCCCGGTAAGGGCCTGGAAGACCTGCGCGTCGTCCTCGGCCTCGAGCAGGCCGAAATGTCCGGTCGCATCCTGATGCAGCTTTAGATAGGCAGAATCAATTTGGGCGCTGATTCGGCCGACGACGCGCTGGCCGCGCCGGGCCACCCACAGCGCGGCCTCGGCGTGGTCGAAGAATGGGTTTTTGCGCTGGTCGAGGTGGTCGCGGCGTTCGAGAACGAGCGGCGGCACCCAGTTTGAATCGTGCGCGTAGATTGGCCAAGGGGTGCGGATGAAGGTGTCGAGAGAGGACTTGTCGGTTACCGCTTCGACGACGACTGCCTGTGCTTCATCGGCCATGAAAGGGCGGTCTAGCCGGCTCGCGGGCGTGGCGGGGAGGAGCCCTGCGCGGCGGTCAGCCGCGCGACCCAGGGATAGCGCCTCGCTTCTTCCTCTGTGTAACCGAGGTTGAATACGGTCGGGCTGCGCGGCACCTCGCGCGGATCGTCGTAGATGGTGCCGAACAATGCATCCCAGCGGAAATTGGTGATCCCGTAATTCGCTTTTTCGTAATGAAAATGGTGGGCGAGGTGCCGCTTCTTTATGCGCCGCAAGAAACGGGATCTCGGCTTGAACGACAAATGCTGAACACAATGGCAGAATTCGTAAAAGCAAATGAGGTAACAGCCGGTCGCCAGAGCGGCGGTCGCACCCGGCAGGCCGCCAATAAACCAGCCGATCGGTGCGACGATCAGAATGACGGCCGGAACGGTCGTCGGTAGCGCCCCAAACAGCACGCGCAGGTCGTTGGGATTGCGGTGATGATCGAAATGAATTCGTTTCCACAATGCCGCCGTATAGGGCGACTTGTAGAGGAACGTCCCGTGAAGGATGTAGCGGTGGACTAGGTACCAGGCGAGCGGATAGGCGACCGCGGTCGCCGCTATTGAAAGTCCGATCGGCCACAGTCGGTCGGCAAGAAAAACGGTCAGAACGGCAAAACCGATCGTCAGCGCGATATAGGCCTGGATCGCCGGATAGGTAAAAAAGGCGCGAGTCAATTCGCCGAGGGTAATCCGGTCGAGCCGGTAGTCGCGGTTGCGCCGCGCCCGGTCGTCCTCGCGCAATGGTTCAGTACGATCGTCCGTATTGTCGCTCGCGGCCATGACGAAACTCCGCGATCAAGCCCGCGGGGCCGCCGCGCGCGGCGCGGCGCCGCCGGGCGCGGGCAGAATCCCGGCTTCGTGGCCGACAGTCTCGAAAATCTCACAGATCTTGTCGATTTGGGCCTTGCTGTGGGCGGCCGATACACTGCAGCGCAATAGCGATAGCGCATTTGGCGTCCCGGGCGGAATCGCCAGGTTGACGTAGACGCCCGAATCAAGCAGGCGGTTCCACAGAAACACCGCCTTGTCCCGCTCGTCGATCTTGACCGCGACGACCGGGCTTGGCGGCGAGGCGACGTCGAAACCCAACGCGCTGAGGCCACCCTGGAGGGCCTTCGAATTTTCGGCCAGCGTGGTACGCAGATGTGGCGACGCCACCATGACCCGCAACGTCGCCCGCACCGAGGCAACGCTGGCCGGTGACGGCGATGCGCTGAAAATATAGGCACGACTGGTGAAACGGATGAGGTCGAAGCGCGGGTGGTCGGACACCGCGAATCCGCCGATCGCGG is a genomic window of Alphaproteobacteria bacterium containing:
- a CDS encoding sterol desaturase family protein: MAASDNTDDRTEPLREDDRARRNRDYRLDRITLGELTRAFFTYPAIQAYIALTIGFAVLTVFLADRLWPIGLSIAATAVAYPLAWYLVHRYILHGTFLYKSPYTAALWKRIHFDHHRNPNDLRVLFGALPTTVPAVILIVAPIGWFIGGLPGATAALATGCYLICFYEFCHCVQHLSFKPRSRFLRRIKKRHLAHHFHYEKANYGITNFRWDALFGTIYDDPREVPRSPTVFNLGYTEEEARRYPWVARLTAAQGSSPPRPRAG